The following nucleotide sequence is from Microbacterium imperiale.
CACCGACAGCTTGTGGGTGATCAGGGGGTGGTCGGCGACGTGAACACGCATGTGATGATCCTACGCGGCCCGTCCGCGGTGCCTCGGCCTACGCTGGAGCGGTGACCCTGCCGGCCCCCGCTGACGACGACCGGGCGATGGTGCGCGCGCTCGAGCTCGCGGCGGCCGCGGCGAGCGCCGGCGACATCCCGGTGGGGGCCGTCGTGACGGATGCCGCGGGCGCGGTGATCGGCGAGGGGCGCAACCTGCGCGAGGCGACGGGCGATCCCACCGCGCACGCCGAGGTCGTCGCACTGCGCGCGGCGGCCGTCGCGACCGGTTCGTGGAACCTCACCGGATGCACCTTGACCGTCACGCTCGAGCCGTGCCTCATGTGCGCCGGAGCCGTGCTGCAATCACACGTCTCGCGCCTCGTGTTCGGCGCCTGGGACGACAAGGCCGGGGCCGCGGGCTCGCAGTACGACATCGTCCGCGACCGGCGGCTTCCGGTGCGAGCCGAGGTCGTCGCCGGAGTCCGAGCGGACGAGGCCTCAGCGCTGCTGCGGCGGTTCTTCGCCGCGCACCGCTGAAAGCGGTCAGTCCCAGGAGCTGAGGATGATGGCCTCGGTCGGGGGAGCCGGCGAGATGGGCGTGCCGAGGTAGCCGATCGTCGACAGGATGGCCGTGCGCACCTTGCCCGGCCGCTCGAGGTGCACCGCGTGGCCGACGCCCTCGATGACGACCTCCGTGACCTGACCGCCCGCGTCGCGGTAGCGATCGAGCACGGCACGGGTCTGCGCGACCATCTGCTGGGCGGGTGCCGCCTCGACGCCGGGCCATCCGGGCAGAGCGCCGATCTCGCCCAGGTGACCGGCGTCGGCGAACGAGCCGTCGGCCACGATGACGTCGGCGCCTCCCCGCACCCAGAGGATCGGGGGCGCGTCATAGGGTGCCCCGAGCTCGGCGATGCGCGAGACGTCGAAGTTCCCGGGCGCGAGGGCGTTCTGCACGCCGAGGCGTCCCGCGGCGAAGCCGGGCCAGTTCGGGCTGGGCACGCTGTCGCCCGGGTAGTTCCCCTCGGCCGTCGAGGTCGAGAGCATCGCCTCGACCCACGTGTCCTCGTTCTCGGACTCGTAGTCGGGCGAGACGAACGTGGTCCGGAACGCCCGACGCGGCGAACCCTCGCCGTCGCCGGCGTCGCGGGCCGTCAAGCGCTCGACTAGCGCGGTGCTCACCGCGCCGCCGCCGCAGCCGGCGTCGTCGTCGGTCAGACGCGAGCCGTCGGGACGGGTGCCGCCGAAGCCGTACGGCGAGATCGGCGAGAGCAGGCTGAGGGAGAGGACGCGGTGGTCGAGCGCGTACTGCATGGCGACCGCGGCGCCCAGGCCCCAGCCGACGAGGTGGACCGCGTCGAGCCCCAGCTCTTCGATCGCGGCGCGGACGTCGTCCGAGAAGTCGCGGACACCCCGCGTCGCATCGACGGGCAGGTGCTCGGTGCCGCCGAACCCGCGCAGGTCGATCGCGATCGGGCGGACGTCGCTGGGCAGGTCCTCCATGATCTCCTGCCAGAACAGGCTGGAGCCGGGCGCCGCGTGCAGCAGGACGAGGGTCCGCTCGGCCGGTGTGGCCGGATCGTCGGCCGTGCGCTCGAGGATGTTCACCGCCAAGCGCGACGTCTCGATGGTGCGTGGCGTAATGCCGTCGAAGAGGGGCATGGCGGAATCCTTCGCTCTGCGCGGCGAGCGCTTCCGCGCCCGCGGACGCTTCGACTCTACCCCGCGACCCTCCCCTCCGCTGGGAAACGGCCGGACTTAAGATGGCCGCATGCCCGACGCCGTCGCCCTTCCCCCCATCGCCATCCTCGGAGCCGGATCGATGGGCGGTGCGATCCTCTCAGGCCTCGTCGCATCAGGCGCGGCCGCGGGGGGAGTGACCGTCACCAACCGCTCGGTCGCGAAGGCCGCGGAGCTGGCCGACCTCGCCGGCGTGAGGAGCATCGCGCTCGCCGACAGCCCGTCCGGCAACACGGATGCCGCCGCCGCGGCCGACATCGTCCTCATCGGCGTCAAGCCGGCGATGGTGCCCGACCTCCTGCGCGAGATCGCGCCCGTGCTGCGTCCCCGCACCGTCGTCGTGAGCCTCGCGGCGGGCGTGACGATCGACACCTTCGCGGGGATCCTCGGCGCTCAGCAGCCGGTCATCCGATCGATGCCGAACACCCCCGCCGTCGTCGGGAAGGCCGTCACCGGGCTGGCCGCCGGCCCCGCGGCATCCGCCGACGACATGGCCCTCGTACGTGCGCTGTTCGAGACCTGCGGCGTGGTCGTCGAGGTGCCGGAGGAGCAGATCGACGCCCTCTCGACGATCTCGGGCTCGGGGCCGGCCTACGTCTTCCTGCTCATCGAGCAGCTCACCCGCGCCGCTGTCGGTCACGGGTTCGGCGAGACCGAGGCCCGCCTCATGGCGGAGCAGACGTTCATCGGTGCCGCGGCGCTGCTGGACGCGACGGGCGAGGACCCCGCCGAGCTGCGTCGTCGTGTCACGAGCCCGAAGGGCACGACGGAGCGCGCGATCGCCGTCCTTCAGGACGCGCATCTCGATGAGGTGTTCTCGCGCGCGACGGACGCCGCCCTCGCGCGGGCCCGCGAGCTCGCCGCAGGGTCCTGACTCCTGACGCGATCGCGCGAGAAGGTGACGCGAGCGCCGGTTTCGCGGCACTGATGACGAGCACACGCGTCCCCTTCATCGGGCGGCAGCGAGGGCTCGTCTCACGAGGGTCACGGCACGGTGGCTCCGCACCTGCGAGACCGTGACGCGGACCACGAGCCACCCGGCGGCGGTGTAGGTCGCGTACTTCTCGAGGTCGCGATCCCACTGGCGCTTGCTGGTGCGGTGATGATCGCCCTCCACCTCGATCGCCACACGAGCATCCGGGTAGACGAGCTCGGTGATGCCGAGTAGACGACCGCCGTCGTCGCGGATCTCGACGTCGAGCATCGGCTCGGGCAGTCCCGCTGTCACGAGGTCGAGGCGCAGCTCGGTCTCGGGCGGTGACATCGCCCCCTCGCGGATGTGGGGGAGCGCCGCGCGGAGCTGAGCCGGGGTGCAGAGCCGGCGGTGCGGCATCCGTCCACCGCCCGGGCCTCGCGGGATGGCGACGAGCGCGTCACCCGCGATGATCAGTTCGCGCACGCTCGCCGTCCTGCCGAGCATCGCCCACGCGGACGCGGCGCTGACGACGCGCACACCGTGCAGCTCGCCGATGGTCACGAGGTGGTCCGCCACCTTGATGCCGTGGATGCCGCGTGCGCGCGGTGCCCGACCGGGCGCGACGACGCCGACCTCGAGAGAGTCCGCCGGATGCACGACGGGGCAGCCGTGCAGGACAGCGGCGGTGCGCCCCGCGAAGAACGCTCCCTCGGGGGCGACGCGCGCGTACGCCTGTGCCCTGCGGAGGACGCGTTCCCGTTGCGCGCGGTCGCGGGCGAGCGGTCCGTCGCCGGTGTCTCGCGCTGGAGCGAGACGGGCCCGTACCCCGTGGAAGGGCGCTTCGAGGTCGCGCGCACCGAGACGCCCGCGGGTCACGCCCGCCGCACGCGCCTGAGCGACGCCGAAGACCTCGCCGAGGTCATCGGGCAGGGGCGCAGGCGTTCGCGGCATCCGCCCACTCTGTCGCCTGCCGAGCCCCCCACAGCTCCCAGCCCCCACCCGCCTCTCACAACCCCCTCATGCCCCCCTCCTGGGGAGGAGCCCCCATGCCCCGAACGCGCATGAAGGTGGCGCGACGGCAGGGAATGGCGCTCGCGAACCCGGCATTCGCGCCACCTTCGCGGCGCGGGGCACGCGGGTCAGCGGTCGAGGGAGGCGAAGCGCTCGATGTCGGAGTTGGTGCCCGAGACGATGATCAGGTCGTGGTTGGTCACGACGGTGTTGGCCTCGGCGTAGCGGAACGGCTTGCCGGGACTCTTCACACCCACGACCGTGACGTGGTACTTCGTGCGCACGCCCGATTCGTTGAGGCCGACGCCGCGGATGAACTTCGGCGGGTACATCTTCGCGAGCACGAAGTCGTCGTCGAAGCGGATGAAGTCGAGCATGCGACCGCTGACGAGGTGAGCGACGCGCTCGCCGGCCTCGCGCTCCGGGTACACGACATGGTTCGCGCCGACGCGGGCGAGGATCTTGCCGTGCGACTGCGAGACCGCCTTCGCCCAGATCTGCGGCACCTTCAGGTCGACGAGGTTCGCGGTGATGAGCACGGACGCCTCGATCGAGGATCCGACCGCGACGACCGCCACCTGGAAGTCCTGCGCGCCGATCTGCTTCAGGGCGTCGAGGTTGCGGGCATCGGCCTGCACGGCGTGCGTGACGCGCTCCGACCACTTCTGCACCAGGTCGAGGCTGTCGTCGATGGCCAGCACCTCGCGGTCGAGACGGTCGAGCTCGCCGGCGCAGGCGGCGCCGAAGCGCCCCAGCCCGATGACCAGGACGGGCGCGTCGCTTCGGATCTGCTCAACCAACGATCGGCCTTTCGACGGGGAGGGAGTAAAGCTGGGAACGGGATGTCGCAGCCACCGCCGCAGCGAGAGTCACTGTACCAACGCGCCCCATGAACATCACGAGAGCCATGACGTAGACGGCAGGGTCGGGCAGCTCGGCGGTGAGTCCCGTCGACAATCCGACCGTCGCGAACCCGGAGATGACGTCGAAGAGCACCTGGTCGACCGGGGCCTTGGTGATCTGCGCGATCGTGACGGTTCCCAGCGCCACGATCGTCGCGCTCCAGGCGACGACCGACAGAGCGACGCGCTGCACGTCGCTGGGGATGCGGCGGCCGAAGGCCTGCACCGACGGGCGGCCCTTGGCCTCGGACCACACCGCCAGCGCGAGCACCGCGAGCGTGGTGACCTTGATGCCACCGGCCGTCGAGGCCGACCCGCCGCCGACGAACATGAGCATCGAGCCGACGATGAGCGACGACCCGTGCATCTCGCCGATGTCGATGACCGAGAACCCGCCCGATCGCGTCATGGCCGAGAGGAAGAAGGCTTGGAAGGTCGTGTCCCAGGCCTCCATCGACCCGAACGTCGCCGGGTTGTCGTACTCGAGCAGCAGGAAGACACCCGCGCCGACGAAGAAGAGGACGATCGTCGTGATGATCGTCAGCTTTGCGTGCAGCGACCACGCGCGGACGTGGAAGTGGTGCCGCCACAGCGTGAAGATGACCGGGAAGCCGATGGAGCCGAGGAAGACCCCCGCCATGAGGACCGTCAGCATGACGTAGTCCTGCGCGAACGGCAGCAGGCCCTCGGCGTTGGGGGAGAAGCCGGTGTTCGTGAAGGCCATCGCCGCGTAGTACGGCGCTTCCCACAGGGCCGTCAGCGGGTCGACGCCGCCGATGAGCAGCGAGGGGTAGAGCAGGATCGCCAGACCCGCTTCGATGACGAGGGTCGAGAGGGCGACGGTGCGCAGCAGCGAGCCCACCTCGCCCAGCCGCACGGCCTGGCCTTCGGCAACGGGCCCGCCGTGCGCGCGCAGCGGGTTGGTGTCGCCCGCGGCGATGAGCTTGGCCCGCAGGCCCAGGCGCTTGGAGATGACCAGGCCGAGGATCGACGCGAGCGTCAGAACGCCCATGGCCCCGACGTTGACGCCGATGTAGATGAGCACGTGGCCGAACGGCGACCAGTGCGTCGCCATGTCGACGGTCGCGAGACCGGCGACGCAGATCGTCGACACCGCGGTGAAGAGGGCGTCGGCGAACGGGGTCGCCACGCCGTCCGCGGATGCCGCGGGCAACGAGAACAGCGTCGTGAAGACGAGGATCAGCGTCGAGAAGATCAGGACCGCGAACCGCGAGGGCGACGCCGTGGCCAGATCGCGGCCGGCATCCCACGCCTCACGGCCGAACCCTCTGACGCGGCGCAGGACGATCGCGCCGACGGACTGCTCCGCCATGCGTGTCCTCCCCACGATCAGCGCTTGCTCCGGGCGCCGCCGTAGCTCGGTGCCGATGTCATGGTACTCGGGCGTGCGCGCCGACTAACCTGAAGGCATGGCGGACATCTTCGACGTGATCGCCGACGGTACCCGTCGGGACATCCTGCGTCTCCTCCTCGATCGCGACTCGGACCCCCGCGTCTCGGGGACGAGCGTCTCGCAGATCGTCAACGAGCTGGGAGTGAGCCAGCCGACGATCTCGAAGCACCTGAAGGTCCTGCGCGAAGCCGGGCTCGTCACCGTGCGCGAAGAGGGGCAGCACCGCTACTACAGCCTGTCGCCCGAGCCGCTCGACGTCGTCGACGACTGGCTCGTGCCGTTCCTCACGGCCGAGCCCTACGATGCGGACCCGCCCGTGGCGCTGCCCGAGCCGGCGGTCGCTGCGGCCGAACTGGTGGGGCGCGCCGCGGCATCCGCGAAGCACGCCGTCACCAGCGTGTTCGGCAAGCGACCCGCGCGCTGACGCGGGTCGAGCATCGGCGAGGCAACACCGGTCACGCCGGTTTACAGCCGTCACAGCCGACCCCTAGAGTGTTCGCACCGGGGAAAGGATGACGATGGCCGAGCTGCCCGATGTGCGCTTTCTGACTGTCGCGGAGGTGGCCGAGATCATGCGGGTGTCGAAGATGACGGTCTATCGTCTCGTGCACGCGGGTGAACTGCCCGCCGTCCGGTTCGGACGCAGCTATCGCGTCCCCGAATCCGCCGTGCGCGACGCCGTGCAACGGCCGATCTCCGACGTCGGCTAGACTGATCCGAGGCATTTTTCGCGAGATGCCTGTTCCCGGGCGCACACGAGATGCGTCCAGACCCTGACATAGTGAGGTTTTCCGTGGGTTCTGTCATCAAGAAGCGCCGCAAGCGCATGGCGAAGAAGAAGCACCGCAAGCTGCTTCGCAAGACTCGCCACCAGCGCCGTAACAAGAAGTAAGTCGCGGCGACGTCACTGAGCGCCCCGTTCGGCTCCGGCCGAGGGGCGCTTCGTGCTTTGCGCCGTCCTAGGCTGGACGCGGAGGAATCAGCATGAAATCCATCACCATCGACGACCTGCGCGCCGGCCGCGACGTGCCCCTCATCGACGTGCGCGAGGACCACGAGTTCGCCGCGGGCCGGGTGCCCGGCGCGATCAGCATCCCCATGTCGCAGCTGGGGGAGCGCCTGGGTGAGCTTCCCGACGGCGCGTTCGACGTCATCTGCCAGGCCGGCGGTCGATCGGCTCAGGTCGTCACGGCGCTCGAAGCTCGCGGCTACGACGCGACGAACGTCGAAGGCGGCACCGGCGAGTGGGCCGGGCGCGGCTTCGAGCTCGAGCGCTGAGCACCTCGATGACGACCCTGACGATCGTCTCGAAGCCCGACTGCCACCTCTGCGACGTTGCGCGTGAGATCGTCGACGCCGTCGTCGCCGAGCGCCCAGACGGCGAGGTCGAGGTGCGCGAGCTGTCGATCCTCGACGATGCCGCCCTCTATGAGCAGTGGTGGGAGAAGATCCCCGTCGTCCTGATCGACGACCGCCTGCACGCCCACTGGCGTGTGTCCGCCGATCGGCTGCGCTCGGCGCTGGCCGATTCCGTCACCACGGATGCCGCACCTGCGGCGCCCGCTCGCACCGAGGAGCCCGCATGACCATCCGCCACGTCGTCGCCTGGAAGCTCGCCGCCGAAGACGCCGAGACCCGCGCAGAGCACGCCGCAGAGGTCGCTCGTCGCATTCAGGCCCTCGTCGGCGTCGTGCCGTCGATCCGCTCGCTGAGCATCGGGCCGAACATGGCGTACGCCGACGTCAACGGCGATGTCGCACTGGTCGCCGACTTCGACGACCTTGCGGGGCTCGAGGCGTACCAGGTGCACCCGGCCCACCAGGAGGTCGTCGGCTACGTGCGCAGCGTCGTGGCGAGCCGCATCTCCGTCGACTTCGAGGTCTGATCCGTCTCAGTCGCGACGCTCGGGCGGCTCGCCGACGGTCACGACCGGGATGGCATTGGTGAAGGTGCTCGCGCGGCGCTCGGCTTCCGCACTCCCGGTGAACAAGCCGTCGTTCGTGGGGGTCGGGTCGTGCGTGATGCGGTGGTCGGCGCCCGAACCGGAGGCCGTGGCATCCGTCATCATGACGCGCTGCACCGGGACCGCCTGCGGCATCGTCCGCTGCACCCACGTGACCATCGCCTCGCGCACCAGGCAGCGCAGGTCGAACAGCGTCGGCGCGTCCTTCGCAGTGACGAGTATGCGCACCCGCACGTAGCCCGCGACCGCGTCGGTCACCTGCAGCACCGACGTGCGCCGGTCCCACAACTCCGTCTGTTCGAGGACGCCCCGCAGGTGCGCGCGCATGGCGGTGGGCGAGACGTTCCAGTCGAGGTCCATCTCGACGGCGCCGAGCAGCTCCGAACCGCGCCGCGTCCAGTTCTCGAACGGCGTCGTGGTGAAGTAGGTGCACGGCAGCACGAGGCGGCGGTCGTCCCAGAGGTCGAGCACGACGTAGCTCAGGGTGATCTCACCGACTCGGCCCCACTCGCCGTCGGCGACCACGACGTCGTCGACGCGGAGGGCATCGCTGAAGACGATCTGCAGGCCGGCGAAGACGTTGCCCAGCACCGACTGGGCGGCCAGGCCCGCGACCACCGAGGCGATACCGGCCGAGGCGAGGACGCTGGCTCCCACGGCGCGGACCGAATCGAAGGTCAGCAGCACCGCTCCGATGCCGATCACGATGATGATCGCGACCGCCAGACGGCGCACGATCAGCATCTGCGTGCGGATGCGGCGGGCGACGCGGTTGTCGGGGACGTCGATGCGGTACCGCCCGAGCGCGACATCGGTGACGACGATGACCAGCGACGCGAGCAGCCACGTGCTCGCGCCGATGATCAGGATCGTCAGCAGCTGCCCGATGATGGCACGCCACTGCTCGTCCGGGTACGCGGCGGACACCGCCGCCCAGAGCACGATCGCGAGCAGCAGGACGCGGAACGGCGTGCGCGAGCGGCGGCTGAGGACCTCGGGCCACCGATGCCGTCGTCCGGCGATCCGCAGCGCGATGGCCGCGACCACCGCGATCACGGCGGCGCCGGTCAGGCCCACCAGCACGGCGATGCCGAACTCCATCCAGCCGTCCCACATACGTGTTGCTCCTCTCGTCGGCGGAGAAGCCACGATACGGGCGCCGACCGGCGGTGCCTGAACGGTTGCCGGGTGCGCGGGGTCGTGTGTTACGGGGCCAGGCGCGTGGGACCGCGGAAGAGGTAGGTGACCTCGCGGATGGACGATTCGCCGAGCAGCAGCATCAGCACGCGGGCCAGGCCCATGCCGAACCCGCCGTGCGGCGGGGCGCCGTAACGGAAGAAGTCGAGGTAGAAGTCGAGGTGCTCGGGCTCGAGGCCCTTCTCCTTGGCCTGCTCGATGAGGACGTCGACGCGGTGCTCGCGCTGCGCGCCCGTCGTGATCTCGACGCCGTTGAAGAGCAGGTCGTACGACTTCGTCAGCCCGGTCTCTTCATCGCGCATGTGGTAGAACGCGCGGATCTCGGGGTGGTAGTCGGTGATGAACACGAACTGATGGCCGTGCTGCTCGCGCACGTGCGCGGAGATCTGGCGCTCGCCCTCGGGGTCGAGGTCGCCGTCGGTGCGGGGGATGTCGTATCCGCGGGCCGCGACGATCTCGCGGGCCTCCGCCAGCGGGATGCGGGGGAACGGGACCGACGGCACCTCGACCTCGACGCCGAACAGCTCGGCGATCTCGGCGCCGTGCTTGTCCTTGACGGCCTGGAAGGCGAACTGCAGCAGCTCCTCCTGCATGGCCGCGACGTCCTCGTGCGAGTCGATCCACGAGATCTCGGCGTCGATCGAGGTGAACTCGGTCGCGTGGCGCGAGGTGAACGACGGGTCGGCGCGGAAGACGTCTCCGATCTCGAAGATCTTGCCGAAGCCGGCCGACTGGGCCATCTGCTTGAAGAACTGCGGGCTCTGCGCGAGGTAGGCCGTCTTGTCCTCGAAGTAGGGCACCTCGAACAGCTCGGCGGCGGACTCGGATGCCGAGGCCATGAGCTTCGGCGAGTGGATCTCGATGTAGTCGCGCTCGATCCAGTAGGTGCGCATCGCGTGCTCGAGCGTCGTCTGCACGCGGAAGATGAGGTTGTTGCGGCGCTGACGCAGGTCGAGGAAGCGCCAGTCCATGCGCTTGTCGAGGCCGGAGTCGGCGGCGATCGGCGTCTCGGGCAGAGCGGCCGCGGCGATGTCGAGGTCGCCGATCTTGATCTCGACGCCGCCGAGCTTGACGCGCTCGTCGTGCTTGAGCTGGCCGGTGGCGGTGAGGAAGGTGCCCGTCGACAGGTTCGAGATGAGGTCGGTGAGGGCCAGCGCGGCGGCATCCTGCTCGCTGCCGTCCTCGGCGGGACGGGTGGCCGGGTTCACCAGCTGCACCGCACCCGTCTCATCGCGCAGGATGACGAACTGCACCTTCTTCTGATCGCGGACGGTCTCGACCCATCCGGAGACCGACACGGGGCCGTCGGGGCGGGCCTGCAGCTGCTGGACGAGAACGCGTTCACTCACGAGGGGAGAGTCTACGCGTCCAGCCATCTCCGACGTCCCGGCCCTAGGCTGTCGGCGGGGCCCGGCCGGGCGACCGTTCACCGAGCGCGAGGGCACCGATGACCGACTTGATCCTGGCCGCGTCCGAGCAGGGCGGCTCGTGGCTGACGACCCTCGCCGACTGGACGGTGTCGCTGATGGACACCATCGGTCCCGCCGGCGCGGCGATCGCGGTGGGCATGGACAACCTCTTCCCCCCGATCCCGAGCGAGGTCGTGCTGCCGATGGCGGGTCTCGCGGCTTCGCGGGGCTCGTTCACCCTGGCCGAGGCGATCCTGTGGACGACGTTCGGCTCGGTGTTCGGCGCCTACATCCTGTACTTCCTCGGGCGCTGGCTCGGCGCGGAGCGGCTGCGCCGCATCGCCGACCGGATGCCGCTGGTCAAGGGCGACGACGTCGTCCGTTCGGTCCACTGGTTCGAGAAGCACGGCTCGATCGCGGTCTTCTTCGGACGCATGGTGCCCCTCTTCCGCAGCCTCATCTCGATCCCCGCGGGCGTCTCGCGCATGCACTGGTGGAAGTTCGGCCTGCTGACGACGGCGGGCAGTCTCATCTGGAACTCGATCTTCGTCATGGCCGGCTTCCTGCTGGGGGAGAACTGGCACATCGTCGAGCAGTACGCCGAGATCTTCCAGATGGTCGTGATCGTCGTCATCGTGATCGCGGTCGCGTGGTTCGTCTTCGTGCGCGTGCGGGCGCTGCTGCGCGAGCGCCGCGACGGCGGAGCGGAGCGCTCAGGGTCCGCATAGGGGCGGGCGCCGTAGACTGGAGACCGTGCCTGCAGTCCGCCTCCATCTCGTGCGCCATGGGGAGGTCCACAACCCCGGACGCGTGCTCTACGGCCGGCTTCCCGGCTTCGGGCTGAGCGAAGACGGACGCCGCATGACCCGCGCAGCGGCGGAGCACGTGCGTTCGCTCGACCGGCCCGTCACCGGTCTGGTCTCCTCTCCGCTGCAGCGCACGCGCGAGTCGTCCGAGCCGTTCACCGAGGTGTTCGGGCTCGAGCCCGTGCTCGACGAGCGTGTGATCGAGCCGCACAACGTCTTCGAGGGGCGGCGCATGAAGCACGCCCTCGTCAACCCCTTCAACTGGCGGCACCTGCGCACGCCGGCGACCCCGAGCTGGGGAGAGCCGTACCTCGACATCGTGGCGCGCATGGATGCCGCGATGCGCGACCTCTGGCACGCGACCGGCTCGGGCGACGCGGTGATCGTGTCGCACCAGCTGCCGATCTGGATCACGCACCTCGCCGTCGCGGGCGAGCCGCTGCGACACGACCCGCGGCGTCGCCGGTGCGCGCTGTCGAGCGTGACGAGCTTCGAGCTCGAAGGCGACGCCTGGCGCGAGGTCGCGTACGCCGAGCCCGCATCGACCGCGGGCGCCGTCGATGTAGGAGCCGTCTGATGAAGCGCCGCGTCATGGCCGCCGTCCTCGCCCTCGGGCTCGCCGCGGGTCTCGCCGCGTGCACGAGCCCGAACGACGACCTCGCGGGCCAGTACCGCGAGGGCGACAACAAGGGCTTCATCTCCGGCGACGGCACCGTCACCGAGATCCCCGCGGCCGACCGGGGCGAGCCGCTCGAGTTCTCCGGCACCGCCGTGGACGGCTCGACGATCTCGAGCGCCGACTACGCCGGCCGGGTGCTCGTGCTGAACTTCTGGTACGCCCAGTGCGGCCCGTGCCGCGCCGAGGCACCCCTGCTCGAGCAGGTCTACACCGACACCCAGGCGGTCGGCGCGGACTTCCTCGGCATCAACATCTACGACGGTCCCGAGCAGGCCGGCTCGTTCGAGCAGACCTACGGCATCAGCTACCCGTCGCTGCTCATGCAGGGCGACGGCGACCTCAAGCTCGCGCTCGCGGCATCCGCATCGGTGCAGGCCGCGCCGACGACGCTCGTGCTCGACACGGAGGGGCGCGTGTCGGCCCGCATCGTCGGACAGCTGCGCGACGCCGGCATCCTGCGCACGCTCGTCGAGGACGCCGCGTCCGCGGGGGTGTCGTGAACCCGGGCGAGATCGTCTTCGGGGGAGCGCTGTGGCTCGCGGTGCCCATCGCGGTGCTCGCGGGCCTGGTGTCGTTCCTCTCGCCCTGTGTGCTGCCCCTCGTGCCCGGCTACCTCGGCTTCCTCGGCAGCGCGGTCACGCCGCGCGAGCCGGCCGTGGCCGCCGGCAGGCGCGAGGGTGAGCAGTCGGTCGCGCAGGCGGCATCCGGCTCCGACGGCTCGGCGCGCGTCGCTGTCGACGCTCCGGCGCCGGCTCCGGCGGGGCCCGGTCGCGGACGGCTGCTGCTGGGCGTCGGCCTGTTCATCGCGGGCTTCACCGTCGTCTTCCTCGCCATGGGCGTCTTCGCCGGCACGATCGGGCGCGTCTTCTTCGAGTACCAGGACGTCATCACACGCGTCCTGGGCGCCGTGGTCATCGTGCTCGGTCTCGTGTTCGTCGGCCTGTTCGGCTTCGCCCAGCGCATCTACCGGCCCCAGCTGCGTCAGAACCTCGGGATCGCCGGCGCGCCGCTGCTCGGGATCGCGATGGGCATCGGCTGGGCGCCGTGCATCGGCCCGACCCTCGCCGCGATCCTCTCCATCGCCCTGAGCCAAGCAGACCCGGCGCGCGCGGGCGTGCTCGCCGTGGCGTACTCGCTGGGGCTCGGCATCCCCTTCGTCCTGCTCGCGCTGGGTGCGAGCTGGGCGACCCGCTCGGTGGCGTTCGTCCGTCGGCACATCCGCATCGTCAACATCGCCGGAGGCGCGCTGCTCGTCGTCCTCGGCGTGCTGATGGTCACGGGTGTGTGGACCGCCATCATGTCCGTCTTCCAAGGAGTGGTGGCCGGTGTCCCGACCTTCCTCTGACCAGGCCGACCCGTCGGCGCCGCTGCGACCGGGCGATCACTCGGACGCCTCTGACGACCGGGGCGACGACGGCGACCGCGCGATCGTGCAGCCGCAGCTCGGCGTCGTCGGCTGGCTGCGATGGGGCTGGCGACAGCTCACGAGCATGCGCACGGCGCTCGTGCTGCTGCTCCTGCTCGCGATCGCGGCGATCCCCGGGTCGATCGTGCCGCAGCGCGGCGCCGACCCCAACGGCGTGACGCAGTGGCGGGCCGACAACCCCGACCTGTACCCGATCCTCGACGCGCTGCAGATGTTCGACGTGTACACGTCGGTGTGGTTCTCGGCGATCTACATCCTGCTGTTCGTCTCGCTCATCGGCTGCGTC
It contains:
- a CDS encoding rhodanese-like domain-containing protein — its product is MKSITIDDLRAGRDVPLIDVREDHEFAAGRVPGAISIPMSQLGERLGELPDGAFDVICQAGGRSAQVVTALEARGYDATNVEGGTGEWAGRGFELER
- a CDS encoding glutaredoxin family protein, producing MTTLTIVSKPDCHLCDVAREIVDAVVAERPDGEVEVRELSILDDAALYEQWWEKIPVVLIDDRLHAHWRVSADRLRSALADSVTTDAAPAAPARTEEPA
- a CDS encoding Dabb family protein, with product MTIRHVVAWKLAAEDAETRAEHAAEVARRIQALVGVVPSIRSLSIGPNMAYADVNGDVALVADFDDLAGLEAYQVHPAHQEVVGYVRSVVASRISVDFEV
- a CDS encoding mechanosensitive ion channel family protein codes for the protein MWDGWMEFGIAVLVGLTGAAVIAVVAAIALRIAGRRHRWPEVLSRRSRTPFRVLLLAIVLWAAVSAAYPDEQWRAIIGQLLTILIIGASTWLLASLVIVVTDVALGRYRIDVPDNRVARRIRTQMLIVRRLAVAIIIVIGIGAVLLTFDSVRAVGASVLASAGIASVVAGLAAQSVLGNVFAGLQIVFSDALRVDDVVVADGEWGRVGEITLSYVVLDLWDDRRLVLPCTYFTTTPFENWTRRGSELLGAVEMDLDWNVSPTAMRAHLRGVLEQTELWDRRTSVLQVTDAVAGYVRVRILVTAKDAPTLFDLRCLVREAMVTWVQRTMPQAVPVQRVMMTDATASGSGADHRITHDPTPTNDGLFTGSAEAERRASTFTNAIPVVTVGEPPERRD
- the aspS gene encoding aspartate--tRNA(Asn) ligase, which encodes MSERVLVQQLQARPDGPVSVSGWVETVRDQKKVQFVILRDETGAVQLVNPATRPAEDGSEQDAAALALTDLISNLSTGTFLTATGQLKHDERVKLGGVEIKIGDLDIAAAALPETPIAADSGLDKRMDWRFLDLRQRRNNLIFRVQTTLEHAMRTYWIERDYIEIHSPKLMASASESAAELFEVPYFEDKTAYLAQSPQFFKQMAQSAGFGKIFEIGDVFRADPSFTSRHATEFTSIDAEISWIDSHEDVAAMQEELLQFAFQAVKDKHGAEIAELFGVEVEVPSVPFPRIPLAEAREIVAARGYDIPRTDGDLDPEGERQISAHVREQHGHQFVFITDYHPEIRAFYHMRDEETGLTKSYDLLFNGVEITTGAQREHRVDVLIEQAKEKGLEPEHLDFYLDFFRYGAPPHGGFGMGLARVLMLLLGESSIREVTYLFRGPTRLAP
- a CDS encoding DedA family protein — its product is MTDLILAASEQGGSWLTTLADWTVSLMDTIGPAGAAIAVGMDNLFPPIPSEVVLPMAGLAASRGSFTLAEAILWTTFGSVFGAYILYFLGRWLGAERLRRIADRMPLVKGDDVVRSVHWFEKHGSIAVFFGRMVPLFRSLISIPAGVSRMHWWKFGLLTTAGSLIWNSIFVMAGFLLGENWHIVEQYAEIFQMVVIVVIVIAVAWFVFVRVRALLRERRDGGAERSGSA
- a CDS encoding histidine phosphatase family protein — its product is MPAVRLHLVRHGEVHNPGRVLYGRLPGFGLSEDGRRMTRAAAEHVRSLDRPVTGLVSSPLQRTRESSEPFTEVFGLEPVLDERVIEPHNVFEGRRMKHALVNPFNWRHLRTPATPSWGEPYLDIVARMDAAMRDLWHATGSGDAVIVSHQLPIWITHLAVAGEPLRHDPRRRRCALSSVTSFELEGDAWREVAYAEPASTAGAVDVGAV
- a CDS encoding TlpA family protein disulfide reductase → MKRRVMAAVLALGLAAGLAACTSPNDDLAGQYREGDNKGFISGDGTVTEIPAADRGEPLEFSGTAVDGSTISSADYAGRVLVLNFWYAQCGPCRAEAPLLEQVYTDTQAVGADFLGINIYDGPEQAGSFEQTYGISYPSLLMQGDGDLKLALAASASVQAAPTTLVLDTEGRVSARIVGQLRDAGILRTLVEDAASAGVS